GGGAGGGATTAGATTGACTGAGTATGTAGAAGAAAAAACAAATTATGAAGAAAAAGAAGAGATGGAAGATATAAGATCTCCTTTTTCTGAATTTTGGAGAAAGTTCAAAAAACAGAAGACAGCTATTGCTGCAGGGATATTTATATGCTTATTCATTATAACTGCTATAATTGGTCCCCAAGTAGTACCTTATGATCCAGTTCAACCAGATTATGATCATATATTAGAAGGTCCATCTGGCTTACATTGGTTTGGAACAGATGCTTATGGTAGAGATATATTCAGTAGAGTAATAGTTGGAGCAAGAATATCTTTAGCTGTTGGATTAAGTTCAGTTACGTTTGGTGCTATATTAGGTACTATTTTAGGACTTATAAGTGGATATTACGGAGGATGGATTGATAGTGTAATTATGAGAATAGCTGATGTTTTATTTGCTTTTCCAGGAATTATACTAGCTATAGGAATTATAGCAATACTAGGACCTGGGCTTTATAACGTTGTACTTGCAGTAGCAGTATTTAGTACACCTATGTTTGCAAGGATAGTTAGAAGTAGTACCCTTTCAATGAAAGAAACAGTATATGTTGAAGCAGCTAAGAGCATAGGTACTAAGAATAAGAGAATAATGTTCAAACATATATTACCTGGTACTTTTTCAAGCATAATAGTGTATTTCACTATGAGAATAGGAACTTCTATATTGACAGCATCAAGCTTAAGCTTTTTGGGAATGGGAGCCCAACCTCCGACTCCAGAATGGGGAGCTATGCTAAGTTCAGGAAGAGACTATTTGGGGGTTGCTTCACATATAACATTTTTCCCAGGGCTTGCAATATTTATTACTGTTCTAGCATTTAATTTATTAGGTGATGGACTGAGGGATGCATTAGATCCTAAAATAGATAACTAGTTATAGAAGGGAGGTAATTGTGTTGCCTAAAAAAATAATAGAAATAAATAATCTAAAGACATATTTTTTTAGTGACAATGGAGCTGTAAAAGCGGTAGACGGTGTAGATATTTATGTTAATGAGGGAGAAACATTAGGAATAGTAGGAGAATCGGGAAGTGGGAAAAGTGTAACATCTCTTTCGGTTATGGGTCTACTTCAAGATACATCAGGAAAAGTAGTAGATGGAACAATTAGATTTGAAGATAAGAATTTACTAGATATAACAGAAGATGATATGAGAGACATAAGAGGAAATGATATAGCTATGATCTTTCAAGAGCCAATGACCTCTCTAAATCCAGTATTAAAAATAGGGGAACAAATTCAAGAAGCTATTGAGCTTCATTTAAAATATGATAAACAAAAAGCTAAAGAACATACAATAAACATGTTAAAGCTAGTTGGAATTCCTCGTGCTGAAAGTATTTACTTTGAATATCCATTTCAGCTATCGGGTGGTATGAGACAGAGGGTAATGATTGCCATGGCCATGTCATGCAATCCCAAACTATTAATAGCAGATGAACCTACAACAGCATTAGATGTTACAATACAAGCTCAAATACTGGATCTAATGAGAAAACTAAAAAAAGAAGTAGGAACTGCAATAATGTTTGTAACTCATGACTTAGGAGTAGTTGCAGAAATGTGTGATAGAGTTGCTGTTATGTATGCAGGAAGAGTAGTGGAAAAAGGAGATGTATTTCAAATTTTTGAGAACCCAAAGCATCCATACACAAAAGGTCTTTTAAAGTCAATTCCTGTACTTCGTAAAAAAGTTGATCGTTTAGATTCTATACCAGGGAATGTGCCAAGCCCTAAAAATATGCCTAAAGGATGCAAATTTGCACCTAGATGCGGTGAAGTTATGGATAAATGTTGGAAAGAAGAGCCTTCGTTTTATAGCATAGAAGAAAATCACATGAGCAAATGCTGGCTATGTGAAAATCTGCACGAGGGGGTATAGTCTATGGAAAAGCCTCTATTAA
The window above is part of the Tepidibacter aestuarii genome. Proteins encoded here:
- a CDS encoding ABC transporter ATP-binding protein, whose translation is MPKKIIEINNLKTYFFSDNGAVKAVDGVDIYVNEGETLGIVGESGSGKSVTSLSVMGLLQDTSGKVVDGTIRFEDKNLLDITEDDMRDIRGNDIAMIFQEPMTSLNPVLKIGEQIQEAIELHLKYDKQKAKEHTINMLKLVGIPRAESIYFEYPFQLSGGMRQRVMIAMAMSCNPKLLIADEPTTALDVTIQAQILDLMRKLKKEVGTAIMFVTHDLGVVAEMCDRVAVMYAGRVVEKGDVFQIFENPKHPYTKGLLKSIPVLRKKVDRLDSIPGNVPSPKNMPKGCKFAPRCGEVMDKCWKEEPSFYSIEENHMSKCWLCENLHEGV
- the nikC gene encoding nickel transporter permease is translated as MTEYVEEKTNYEEKEEMEDIRSPFSEFWRKFKKQKTAIAAGIFICLFIITAIIGPQVVPYDPVQPDYDHILEGPSGLHWFGTDAYGRDIFSRVIVGARISLAVGLSSVTFGAILGTILGLISGYYGGWIDSVIMRIADVLFAFPGIILAIGIIAILGPGLYNVVLAVAVFSTPMFARIVRSSTLSMKETVYVEAAKSIGTKNKRIMFKHILPGTFSSIIVYFTMRIGTSILTASSLSFLGMGAQPPTPEWGAMLSSGRDYLGVASHITFFPGLAIFITVLAFNLLGDGLRDALDPKIDN